One window from the genome of Eleginops maclovinus isolate JMC-PN-2008 ecotype Puerto Natales chromosome 15, JC_Emac_rtc_rv5, whole genome shotgun sequence encodes:
- the tmed10 gene encoding transmembrane emp24 domain-containing protein 10, which yields MARLAALLLLPVLIESVFSISFFLPVNSRKCLREEIHKDVLVTGEYEISEQANTKTNLKITDSSSHTLYSKEDAIKGKFAFTTEDYDMFEVCFESKSPMGTGRVPDQLVNLDMKHGVEAKNYEEIAKVEKLKPLEVELRRLEDLSESIVNDFAYMKKREEEMRDTNESTNTRVLYFSIFSMCCLIGLATWQVFYLRRFFKAKKLIE from the exons ATGGCTCGACTCGCTGCTCTACTGTTGTTACCGGTTCTTATTGAATCGGTAttctccatttctttctttttaccgGTCAACTCGAGAAAATGTTTACGGGAGGAGATCCACAAAGACGTCCTCGTCACGGGGGAGTATGAAATAAGCGAACAGGCGAACACCAAAACTAATCTGAAG ATCACAGATTCCTCCAGCCACACTCTTTACTCCAAGGAAGATGCAATTAAAGGAAAGTTTGCATTCACCACAGAGGACTATGACATGTTTGAGGTGTGCTTCGAGAGCAAGTCACCCATGG GGACTGGAAGAGTGCCTGACCAGCTGGTCAATCTGGACATGAAGCATGGTGTGGAAGCCAAAAACTATGAAGAG ATTGCCAAGGtggagaagctgaagcctctcGAGGTGGAGCTTAGGCGACTGGAGGACCTGTCGGAGTCTATCGTCAATGACTTTGCTTAcatgaagaagagagaggaggagatgcgGGACACTAATG aGTCCACCAACACACGTGTGCTGTACTTCAGCATATTCTCCATGTGCTGTCTCATTGGCCTGGCCACATGGCAGGTCTTCTACTTGCGGCGCTTCTTCAAGGCAAAGAAGCTGATCGAGTAA
- the LOC134876857 gene encoding protein c-Fos-like, translated as MHPDSSTEFDSSSSCSTASPGGDTPGCSQHPPDSLSSSVDSAKDTETSGPDSFVPTVTAISTSPDLRWMVQPTVITSVSPSVSRAKTKTHGSSKSSSPAGAKKTKPSNRKGLKDKPSKEEEERRRIRRERNKIAAAKCRNRRRELIDTLQAETDNLEDEKSALQTEIADLMKEKERLEQVLISHQPSCKLPANDNEDEDDEEKDNEDDVNTMLQDPPASPQLLSILESEKSSESSVAIGEAPIGQDMDSVPCIPAAAILGNSDILLCSSAEEEDLEDLKGDDLDDLVPSLEMAVTPEMAASVPDIDLRGPFCLSDWETLYKSVANDLECLSSPVMSSSPTCSNYRTMFSFNYSEIDSFAEGFESLKGSLGASESMKDSLNSPTLLAL; from the exons ATGCATCCAGACTCCAGCACTGAGTTCGACTCATCGTCCAGCTGTAGCACAGCATCGCCTGGCGGGGACACCCCTGGGTGCAGCCAGCATCCTCCTGACTCGCTTTCATCATCAGTGGACAGCGCAAAG GATACTGAGACCAGTGGACCAGACTCCTTTGTTCCGACTGTGACTGCAATCTCAACCTCGCCGGATCTAAGGTGGATGGTGCAGCCGACAGTCATCACATCTGTCTCGCCCTCGGTCAGCCGCGCAAAGACCAAAACTCACGGCTCGTCCAAGTCATCTTCCCCGGCAGGTGCAAAAAAGACAAAGCCCTCCAACAGGAAAGGGCTGAAAGACAAG CCGtccaaagaggaagaggaaaggaggaggatcAGGAGGGAGAGGAACAAAATTGCTGCAGCAAAGTGTCGTAACAGGCGGAGGGAGCTGATAGACACTCTGCAAGCT GAAACGGACAATCTCGAAGACGAGAAGTCTGCCCTCCAGACGGAGATAGCAGACCTgatgaaggagaaggagagactGGAGCAAGTCTTGATCTCACACCAACCATCCTGCAAGCTCCCTGCAAATGACaatgaggatgaagatgatgaggagAAAGATAATGAAGATGATGTTAACACAATGCTGCAGGATCCTCCGGCTTCCCCACAGCTCCTGTCCATCTTAGAGAGTGAAAAAAGCTCAGAGAGCAGCGTAGCCATCGGAGAAGCCCCTATTGGCCAAGACATGGACAGTGTCCCTTGCATCCCTGCTGCAGCCATCTTGGGGAACTCAGACATCCTGCTGTGTTCAagtgcagaggaggaggatctGGAGGATTTAAAAGGAGACGACCTAGATGACTTGGTGCCCAGTCTGGAGATGGCAGTGACTCCAGAGATGGCTGCATCAGTTCCTGACATTGACCTGAGGGGCCCATTCTGCCTCTCAGACTGGGAGACGCTGTACAAGTCTGTGGCGAATGACCTTGAATGTTTGAGCTCTCCAGTCATGTCTTCCAGTCCCACTTGTAGCAATTACCGCACAATGTTCTCCTTTAATTACTCTGAGATTGATTCCTTCGCCGAGGGCTTCGAGAGCCTCAAAGGCAGCCTGGGTGCTTCTGAGTCAATGAAAGATAGTCTTAACTCTCCGACACTTCTGGCCTTGtga
- the fosab gene encoding v-fos FBJ murine osteosarcoma viral oncogene homolog Ab, producing the protein MMFTGFNTECDSSSRCSTASPSGDAVGYYPSPAGSYSSMGSPQSQDFTDLTASSASFIPTVTAISTSPDLQWMVQPLISSVAPSHRAPPYSSRPSPAYTRPGMRSASRVHTSNKRRMEQVTPEEEEKKRVRRERNKQAAAKCRNRRRELTDTLQAETDELEDEKSLLQNDIANLMKEKERLEFILAAHQPICKIPSDLDSDFNMVSISASHPCLSGTVSSRPETIIPKATTIASSQPTFTTTCNSIFSSSSILSTATSSSSAVKMMDLDSSVLEESLDLLAKTEMETARSVPEVDLSNSLYTTQDWEPLHASANSSDFEPLCTPVVTCTPACTTYTSSFVFSFPEAETFPTCGVAHRRGSNSNDQSSDSLSSPTLLAL; encoded by the exons ATGATGTTTACCGGTTTCAACACGGAGTGCGATTCCTCCTCCCGCTGCAGCACTGCTTCCCCATCCGGGGACGCCGTGGGATATTATCCCTCCCCAGCAGGATCTTACTCCAGCATGGGATCTCCCCAGTCTCAG GATTTCACTGACTTGACAGCATCAAGTGCCTCCTTCATCCCCACCGTCACAGCTATTTCGACAAGCCCGGATCTGCAGTGGATGGTCCAGCCTTTGATCTCCTCGGTGGCCCCTTCTCACAGAGCCCCCCCCTACAGCTCTAGACCCAGCCCCGCATACACCAGACCAGGCATGAGGTCTGCTTCCAGGGTTCATACCTCTAACAAGAGAAGAATGGAACAG GTGAcacctgaggaggaagagaagaagagagttcgcagagagagaaataagcAGGCAGCAGCAAAATGCCGCAACAGGAGGAGAGAGCTTACAGATACACTGCAAGCT GAAACTGATGAGCTTGAGGATGAAAAATCCCTCCTGCAGAATGATATTGCTAATCTTATGAAGGAGAAGGAAAGGCTTGAGTTCATTCTGGCTGCCCATCAACCCATCTGCAAAATCCCCTCAGACCTGGACTCAGACTTCAACATGGTCTCCATTTCTGCTTCTCATCCCTGCCTCTCCGGCACGGTGTCCTCCAGGCCAGAAACCATTATCCCAAAGGCAACCACTATCGCTTCCAGCCAGCCCACCTTCACCACCACCTGTAACTCCAtcttctccagcagctccatcCTTTCCACTGCCACCAGCTCCAGCAGTGCGGTCAAGATGATGGACCTGGACTCCTCTGTCCTTGAGGAGTCTCTGGATCTGCTGGCgaagacagagatggagacGGCGCGATCGGTGCCAGAGGTTGACCTGTCCAACTCCCTGTACACAACCCAAGACTGGGAGCCCCTTCACGCCTCAGCCAATAGCAGTGACTTTGAGCCTCTTTGCACGCCTGTGGTGACCTGCACTCCGGCCTGCACCACCTACACATCGTCTTTTGTCTTCTCCTTTCCAGAGGCGGAGACCTTCCCCACTTGCGGTGTTGcccacaggagaggaagcaacaGCAACGACCAGTCCTCCGATTCCCTCAGCTCCCCAACACTACTGGCCCTTTAA